GGGGATTTGCGACAATAATAAAAAACACTGTCTTCAAACAAAATATATTCTTTTTTCGTTTTAGTCTACAGTATTCAAACAGAATTTTTGAATACATTTGAACCTTTAAGACATCCTATAGTCTATCCTTTAATGAAAACGCAAAAAGCAGTTCATATCTTAATTAAATTTACGCTGATACTGGTCATTTTTTTTGGCTTAAACGGAAGAGTAATTGCAAGGTATGCTGATGGTTTTTTTCACAAAGGTGCTTCAACTGAAATCGGGAATTTAAAAACTCCTATGTGCAGAGCTAAAGTGATGCATTGCAGATTACTTTGTTTTGAACAGGATTTTCTACCGGTTATATTACCAACTGCCGGATTTAAAATAGATTTGGTACCACCAGTTCTGGTCGTTGTACAGGCTTATCAGGTACTATATACCACAAAAAGCCTGAGTGGCCATGAATTCCGGCTGCTCCCTCTGCGTGCCCCTCCTTATTGTTAAAATAGCTTAACAGGCGGATTCCATTCTTTCCGTTTTTTTTAATTCCAGTTAACGCTGTAAACGTTAATATGGTTATCTTGTATATAGTCAATTTTACTGGCTATGATTCTTTCTATAGACGATATGAACACTTTCAAAACTTCTTTAGCCATTCTGGCTTCCCTGGTTATCTTTTCCTCTTGTGGAAATCATAAAAAAGATAAGACAGCCGATCAGGTTAAACCTTATCCTGTAATTACGCTCTCACCGCAAACAGCCAATATTTATTCTGATTATCCTGCAACTATTCAGGGGATACAGAATATTGAGATACGTCCAAAAATAGATGGATATGTAGCAGATATTTTTGTGGATGAAGGTGCGTCAGTAAAAAAAGGACAACTGTTGTTTAGAATTAATGCCCCGCAATACGAGCAGGATGTGAAAACAACAGAAGCCAATATAAAAATAGCACAGGCAGACGTTAATGCGGCAAGAATGAACGTAGATAAAGTAAAACCATTAGTAGATGGGGATATTGTGAGTCCTTATCAGCTGGAATCAGCAAAATATACACTCGAATCGAAACAGGGAGCTCTTGCACAAGCTAATGCAGCATTGAATAATGCGAAAACAAACCTGAGTTATACTCAGATTTTCAGCCCTGTAGACGGGGTAATTGGTATCCTTCCTTATAAAATCGGAAGTCTGGTAAGCAGTACAACTGCCAATCCGCTGACTACGGTATCAAACATTGAAAGTATTTATGCCTATTTCTCGATTAATGAAAGACAGGGGCTTGACTTTTTCCTTGCCGCCAAAGGGATAACCATGCAGCAGAAATTAGCAACGTTACCTCCGGTTAACCTGGTACTTGCGAATGGAAATGTACTGCCAACTGCTGGAAAAGTGGAAACTGCAAGTGGTTTAATTAATGCCCAAACGGGGTCTATCAATATGAGAGCAACTTTTCCCAACCATGATGGACTGGTACGCAGTGGTAGCAGTGCTGTGGTCAGGATTCCCCGGACAATTAATTCGGCATTACTGGTACCTCAGAAAGCTACTTATCAGATTCAGGGCAAATTATTTGTTTATGTCGTAGATAAATCCAACAAAGTGAACTCTGCAGAAATTACAACTGCGGCCAGTACGGATGATTCTTATGTGATCCAGAAAGGATTAAAAGCAGGTGATAGGGTAGTAGCAGATGGTATTTCAAACCTGAGAGAAGGATTGGAAATTAAACCAACAAAATAATTTAAGAAATATCAGCATATGTTAAAGCTATTTATTGAGCGTCCGGTGTTATCAACCGTGGTTTCTATTATCATAGTTACCCTTGGGATACTGGGCCTTGTTTCGCTCCCGATTTCCCAGTATCCTGATATTGCACCCCCAACTGTACAAGTATCGGCCAACTACAGCGGCGCGAGTGCAGATGTGGTTTTGAAAAGTGTAATTGTACCTCTTGAACAACAGATCAACGGGGTTGAAGATATGGATTATATTACCTCTACTGCCGGTAACGACGGATCGGGAAATATAACCGTAAGTTTTAAAATTGGCAGTGATCCGAACATGGCTGCGGTCAATGTGCAGAATGCTGTTTCCCGCGCTACCCCGTTATTACCTCAGGAAGTAACCAAAGCCGGTGTTACGGTTCAGAAAAAACAAACCAGTACGTTATTGATCTTTTCGGTTTATAGTGATAATCCGGCTTATGATCAGACCTTTCTACAGAATTATGTAGATATCAATATCGTACCTGAAGTGAAAAGGATTCAGGGGGTGGGTGATGCTTCTGCCTCCGGTCAGATGGATTATTCCATGCGGATCTGGCTGAACCCCGAGGTGATGGCTTCTTATGGATTAGTGCCGGCAGATGTGACTGCGGCTTTAGCTGATCAGAATATACAGGCCGCTCCTGGACAGTTTGGTGAAAGCGGAGGACAGGCCTTTCAGTACGTGATTAAATATCCGGGTACGCTGGTAGATACTGCGCAATTTGGAAATATTGTGATCCGTTCCAATGATCGCAGCCGTTTGCTAAGGCTTAAAGATATTGCAAGGATACAGCTCGGTGCTTTAAGTTATTTTAACAGTACACGGACTAATGGGCACCCTGCGGTATCTATTAACGTAGCACAGGTAGCAGGTTCAAATGCACGTGAGGTGATCCAGCAAACGCTTAAAGTAATGGATAAGGCTTCTAAAACTTTTCCTAAGGGCATACATTATGTCGTTTTGCAGAGTGTCGATGACTTCCTGACGGCCTCGATTGAGAAGGTGTTGCATACCTTATTTGAGGCGTTTATATTGGTGTTTGTGGTCGTATTCGTCTTTTTGCAGGATTTCCGGTCTACACTTATTCCAGCTATTTCTGTACCGGTTGCCATTATAGGGACGTTTTTCTTCCTGAAACTATTCGGTTTTACAATTAACTTACTGACACTCTTTGCCCTGATCCTCGCGATTGGCATTGTGGTGGATGATGCGATTGTCGTCGTCGAGGCAGTCCATGCGAAGCTGGACAGTGGTTATACCTCAGCAAAAGAGGCGAGTATTGATGCTTTGAGCGAAATTTCAAGCGCAATCGTTTCTATTACTTTAGTCATGTCTGCTGTGTTTATTCCCGTCAGTTTTATCAGCGGATCATCGGGTGTGTTTTATAAGCAATTTGGACTTACGTTAGCGATTGCGATCATCTTATCAGCAATTAATGCGTTGACGCTTAGTCCTGCATTATGTGCGCTGTTTTTAAAGAGCCATCACGAAAAAGGAAAAGCCAAAATGAGTTTCATGGAGAAATTCTATACCGCTTTTAATACCTCTTTTGAGCGGATGAGCAATAAGTATGCAAATACGATTGCTTTTTTCAGCAATAAGAAATGGATCCCGCTTTCGATATTGGCTTTCTTTATGGTCGCCTTGTTTTTCCTGGCCAAAAATACAGCAACAGGGTTTGTACCGAATGAAGATTTGGGCGCAATTAACTGTAATATCTCGTTGCCGCCAAGTGCTTCGCTGGAAAGGACAGATGTAGTGACCCGTAAAATAGAAAAACTGGCGCATACTATTCCGGAAATCAATAATGTACTGGCTATTACAGGTCGTGGACAGTTGTCTGGAACAGGTAGTAATTATGCAACGGTAGTGATGCGGCTTATTCCATGGGATCAGCGGAAAAGAGATGTACAGGCAATTATCAGTGAACTGATTAAGAAATCGACTGATATTACAGAAGCCGAGGTTAAGTTCTTTGCACCGGCTACTATACAGGGATTTGGAACAACCAATGGTTTTGCATTCCAGTTGCAGGATAGGACTGGTGGAGAAATCCCTGCATTTTACAAAGCAAGCAAAGACTTTTTATCGGCCTTGTCAGAACGACCTGAAATACAGTTTGCAACGACCTCTTTTAATCCTAATTTTCCTCAGTATCTGATGAACATGAATGTGCCAAAGATTAAAGAGGCGGGGCTGAATGTGGTGGATATAACTTCTGCGATGCAAGGATATTTTGGAGGGGTTTACGCGTCAAACTTTAACCAGTTCGGACAACAGTTCCGGGTTATGGTACAATCATCACCAGAATACAGGATGACCCCTGAAAGTTTGAATGGTGTTTTTGTACGCACACCTGATGGACAGATGGTTCCGGTATCAGAGTTTTTTACCTTGACACAAACTTATGGGCCACAGGCGATCACCCGTTTCAATTTATACAAT
The sequence above is drawn from the Pedobacter cryoconitis genome and encodes:
- a CDS encoding efflux RND transporter periplasmic adaptor subunit, whose translation is MNTFKTSLAILASLVIFSSCGNHKKDKTADQVKPYPVITLSPQTANIYSDYPATIQGIQNIEIRPKIDGYVADIFVDEGASVKKGQLLFRINAPQYEQDVKTTEANIKIAQADVNAARMNVDKVKPLVDGDIVSPYQLESAKYTLESKQGALAQANAALNNAKTNLSYTQIFSPVDGVIGILPYKIGSLVSSTTANPLTTVSNIESIYAYFSINERQGLDFFLAAKGITMQQKLATLPPVNLVLANGNVLPTAGKVETASGLINAQTGSINMRATFPNHDGLVRSGSSAVVRIPRTINSALLVPQKATYQIQGKLFVYVVDKSNKVNSAEITTAASTDDSYVIQKGLKAGDRVVADGISNLREGLEIKPTK
- a CDS encoding efflux RND transporter permease subunit, with the protein product MLKLFIERPVLSTVVSIIIVTLGILGLVSLPISQYPDIAPPTVQVSANYSGASADVVLKSVIVPLEQQINGVEDMDYITSTAGNDGSGNITVSFKIGSDPNMAAVNVQNAVSRATPLLPQEVTKAGVTVQKKQTSTLLIFSVYSDNPAYDQTFLQNYVDINIVPEVKRIQGVGDASASGQMDYSMRIWLNPEVMASYGLVPADVTAALADQNIQAAPGQFGESGGQAFQYVIKYPGTLVDTAQFGNIVIRSNDRSRLLRLKDIARIQLGALSYFNSTRTNGHPAVSINVAQVAGSNAREVIQQTLKVMDKASKTFPKGIHYVVLQSVDDFLTASIEKVLHTLFEAFILVFVVVFVFLQDFRSTLIPAISVPVAIIGTFFFLKLFGFTINLLTLFALILAIGIVVDDAIVVVEAVHAKLDSGYTSAKEASIDALSEISSAIVSITLVMSAVFIPVSFISGSSGVFYKQFGLTLAIAIILSAINALTLSPALCALFLKSHHEKGKAKMSFMEKFYTAFNTSFERMSNKYANTIAFFSNKKWIPLSILAFFMVALFFLAKNTATGFVPNEDLGAINCNISLPPSASLERTDVVTRKIEKLAHTIPEINNVLAITGRGQLSGTGSNYATVVMRLIPWDQRKRDVQAIISELIKKSTDITEAEVKFFAPATIQGFGTTNGFAFQLQDRTGGEIPAFYKASKDFLSALSERPEIQFATTSFNPNFPQYLMNMNVPKIKEAGLNVVDITSAMQGYFGGVYASNFNQFGQQFRVMVQSSPEYRMTPESLNGVFVRTPDGQMVPVSEFFTLTQTYGPQAITRFNLYNSISINGTPNASYSSGQAIAAIQEVAAKTLPAGYSYEYSGITREELAGNSQTIFIFLLCLIFVYLLLSAQYESYLLPLSILLTIPVGTAGAFMFAHLFGISNNIYVQITLVMLIGLLAKNAILIVEFAVERRRSGMEIVEAAVKGAQARLRPILMTSFAFILGLVPLMLATGAGANGNRSIGVGAVGGMLIGTVFGLFITPTLFIVFQTLQEKLKKKPDHKSLEALSDKKEINK